A genomic stretch from Lysobacter ciconiae includes:
- a CDS encoding DUF6116 family protein — translation MANPLVSPFMGWARKLRFPTLFKITAALFLLSLLIPDPVPFVDEILLGLGTLMFAQWKQRGQVIDAPPKVRR, via the coding sequence ATGGCCAACCCCCTTGTTTCACCCTTCATGGGCTGGGCGCGGAAGCTGCGCTTCCCCACCCTGTTCAAGATCACCGCTGCGCTGTTCCTGCTATCGCTACTGATTCCCGATCCCGTGCCGTTCGTGGACGAGATCCTGCTGGGGCTGGGCACCCTGATGTTTGCGCAATGGAAGCAGCGCGGGCAGGTGATCGACGCGCCGCCAAAGGTGCGGCGTTGA
- the rpsO gene encoding 30S ribosomal protein S15, protein MSIDTQKVIEENKRGENDTGSPEVQVALLTARIEMLQGHFKEHKQDHHSRRGLLMMVNRRRSLLDYLHRKDVARYKALIAKLGLRR, encoded by the coding sequence ATGTCCATCGATACCCAGAAAGTCATTGAAGAGAACAAGCGCGGCGAAAACGACACCGGCTCCCCGGAAGTCCAGGTTGCCCTGCTTACCGCACGCATCGAGATGCTCCAGGGGCACTTCAAGGAGCACAAACAGGACCACCACAGCCGTCGTGGCCTGCTGATGATGGTCAACCGCCGTCGCAGCCTGCTGGATTATCTGCACCGCAAGGACGTGGCGCGTTACAAGGCGTTGATCGCGAAGCTCGGACTTCGCCGCTAA
- the rbfA gene encoding 30S ribosome-binding factor RbfA: protein MKTFHRSDRVSAQLRRELGTLVHAAVREHGLPSVSVSDVEVTRDLAHAKVFVTALQAERSQEAMAGLKELVKPLRYDLGRAMKLRHVPELHFHYDDSVDRGERIDNLLRDNPPLPVDDGEDQQE, encoded by the coding sequence ATGAAGACCTTCCACCGATCCGACCGCGTTTCCGCCCAGCTCCGCCGTGAGCTGGGCACGCTCGTGCACGCCGCCGTGCGCGAGCATGGCCTGCCGTCGGTCAGCGTGTCCGATGTGGAGGTCACCCGCGACCTCGCCCACGCCAAGGTGTTCGTGACCGCGTTGCAGGCCGAGCGTTCCCAGGAGGCGATGGCCGGCCTGAAGGAACTCGTCAAGCCGTTGCGTTACGATTTGGGCCGGGCGATGAAGCTGCGCCACGTACCCGAACTGCATTTCCACTACGACGACTCGGTCGACCGCGGCGAGCGTATCGACAACCTGTTGCGTGACAATCCGCCGCTGCCCGTGGACGACGGCGAAGACCAGCAGGAATGA
- a CDS encoding glycine zipper 2TM domain-containing protein, which translates to MNKNMLAVAVAALMVGGVAVAAYNSFDRSPADTHAAADLSPVPGNSLIGFSGDSRADGSIAALDPAPAGLLAYAQVVDVEEVTEKEPMYAVVTGVDPVRETSTVSNPRQVCNDVVVQERLPERDGNVGGTVAGAVIGGVLGNQVGKGNGRKAATAAGAVAGGFVGNRVDRNHVGGRVVERVDRQCRTVADTSQSSRVVGYDVSFRNPDGTTGSKRMGSKPGERISLGSRDEVVGYDVTYRFDGQERTVRMNDRPGDRLPVIDGEVVVQTASVAGTPRG; encoded by the coding sequence ATGAACAAGAACATGCTTGCCGTTGCCGTTGCTGCCCTGATGGTCGGTGGCGTCGCGGTTGCCGCCTACAATTCGTTCGACAGATCACCGGCCGATACCCATGCCGCGGCGGATCTTTCGCCTGTTCCAGGGAACTCGCTGATCGGGTTCTCCGGCGATTCGCGGGCCGACGGCTCGATCGCCGCGCTGGACCCCGCACCGGCGGGGCTGCTTGCGTACGCGCAGGTGGTCGACGTGGAGGAAGTGACGGAAAAGGAACCCATGTACGCGGTCGTCACCGGGGTGGATCCGGTCCGTGAAACCAGCACGGTGTCCAATCCGCGCCAGGTGTGCAACGACGTGGTGGTGCAGGAGCGCCTGCCCGAACGCGATGGCAACGTCGGCGGGACGGTTGCCGGTGCGGTGATCGGCGGCGTCCTGGGCAACCAGGTCGGCAAGGGCAACGGGCGGAAGGCAGCGACCGCGGCCGGCGCCGTAGCCGGTGGTTTTGTAGGTAACCGCGTCGACCGCAATCATGTCGGTGGGCGGGTCGTGGAGCGGGTGGACCGGCAGTGCCGCACCGTTGCCGACACCTCCCAGTCCAGCCGTGTGGTCGGCTACGACGTCTCGTTTCGCAATCCGGACGGCACGACGGGCAGCAAGCGCATGGGCAGCAAGCCCGGCGAGCGCATTTCGCTGGGCAGTCGGGATGAGGTGGTGGGCTACGATGTCACCTACCGCTTCGACGGCCAAGAGCGCACCGTGCGCATGAACGATCGCCCTGGTGACCGCCTGCCCGTGATCGATGGCGAGGTGGTGGTGCAGACGGCGTCCGTGGCCGGTACTCCGCGCGGCTGA
- a CDS encoding acyl-CoA dehydrogenase family protein, producing the protein MSLNPYDLYDTRSLLSQEERAVHDTVARFTDERVLPIIGDAFDEGRFPRELIPEIAELGLLGSSLPEEYGGGGLNSVSYGLICQELERGDSGIRSFVSVQSSLCMYPIFAYGTQEQKQRWLPSMARGETIGCFGLTEPHGGSDPANMKTSAKKDGGDWVLNGSKMWITNGNLADIAIVWAQTDEGIQGFVVEKGMPGFAAQEIKHKMSLRASVTSGLFFDNVRVPDANRLPNVKGLKGPLGCLTQARYGITWGPIGAAIACLDEVLGYTKERILFGRPVAATQSAQLKMADMARRITMAQLLVVQLGRLKDAGTMAPTQVSLAKWNNCRMAIDIARQCRDLLGGAGITTEHCAIRHAMNLESVITYEGTETIHQLVVGRELTGINAF; encoded by the coding sequence ATGTCCCTCAATCCCTACGACCTGTACGACACCCGCTCCCTGCTGAGCCAGGAGGAGCGCGCCGTGCATGACACGGTGGCGCGGTTCACCGACGAGCGCGTGCTGCCGATCATCGGCGACGCCTTCGATGAGGGCCGCTTTCCGCGCGAGCTGATTCCCGAGATCGCCGAGCTGGGCCTGCTGGGTTCATCGCTGCCGGAGGAGTACGGCGGTGGCGGCCTGAACTCGGTGTCCTACGGCCTGATCTGCCAGGAGCTGGAGCGCGGCGATTCGGGCATCCGCAGCTTCGTCTCGGTGCAGTCCTCGCTGTGCATGTACCCGATCTTCGCCTATGGCACGCAGGAGCAGAAGCAGCGCTGGCTGCCCTCGATGGCGCGCGGGGAGACCATCGGCTGCTTCGGCCTGACCGAACCGCACGGCGGCTCCGACCCGGCCAACATGAAGACCAGCGCAAAAAAAGATGGCGGCGACTGGGTGCTCAACGGCAGCAAGATGTGGATCACCAACGGCAACCTGGCCGACATCGCGATTGTCTGGGCGCAGACCGATGAGGGCATCCAGGGCTTCGTGGTCGAGAAGGGCATGCCGGGGTTTGCCGCCCAGGAGATCAAGCACAAGATGAGCCTGCGCGCCTCGGTCACCAGCGGCCTGTTCTTCGACAACGTGCGCGTGCCCGATGCCAACCGCCTGCCCAACGTGAAGGGCCTGAAGGGTCCGCTGGGCTGCCTGACCCAGGCCCGCTACGGCATCACCTGGGGCCCGATCGGCGCGGCGATTGCCTGCCTTGACGAAGTGCTGGGCTACACCAAGGAGCGCATCCTGTTCGGCCGCCCGGTGGCCGCGACCCAGTCGGCCCAATTGAAGATGGCCGACATGGCGCGTCGCATCACCATGGCGCAGCTCCTGGTGGTCCAGCTGGGCCGGCTCAAGGATGCCGGCACGATGGCTCCGACCCAGGTCAGCCTGGCCAAGTGGAACAACTGCCGCATGGCGATCGACATCGCCCGCCAGTGCCGCGACCTGCTGGGCGGCGCCGGCATCACCACCGAGCACTGCGCGATCCGCCACGCGATGAACCTGGAGTCGGTGATCACCTACGAGGGCACCGAGACCATCCACCAGCTGGTGGTGGGACGGGAGCTGACGGGGATCAACGCGTTCTGA
- a CDS encoding SDR family NAD(P)-dependent oxidoreductase yields MQSVEGKIVLVTGAAMGMGRLYAERAIAEGARSVVLWDLDGPALAATRDEIGRAGTQVHAHVVDVASLSDITTAAARVRSEVGDPEVVINNAGIVRSKLFWEHDHSRDIAAVMDINVLALMHIAREFLPAMIANPGPARLLNVASASGMLSVPRMSVYAASKWAVIGWSDSLRLELLRAGHGHVRVTTLIPSYITTGMFAGARPPLLTPLMAPEDVVDRAWRAMKHGKPRLMMPWSVWLSGALRGVLPLPLWDVLADRVFRVYSSMDHFTGRGPKTGA; encoded by the coding sequence ATGCAGTCAGTAGAGGGAAAAATTGTCCTGGTCACCGGCGCGGCGATGGGCATGGGCCGGCTCTACGCCGAGCGTGCCATCGCCGAGGGCGCCAGGTCGGTGGTGCTCTGGGACCTGGACGGACCGGCACTGGCGGCCACCCGGGACGAGATCGGCCGGGCGGGCACGCAGGTGCACGCCCATGTTGTCGACGTCGCCTCCCTCTCCGACATCACCACCGCCGCGGCGCGGGTGCGCAGCGAGGTCGGCGATCCGGAGGTGGTCATCAACAACGCCGGCATCGTGCGCAGCAAGCTGTTCTGGGAGCACGACCACAGCCGCGACATCGCGGCGGTGATGGACATTAACGTGCTGGCGCTGATGCACATCGCCCGTGAGTTCCTGCCGGCGATGATCGCCAACCCCGGGCCCGCCCGGCTGCTCAACGTGGCCTCCGCCTCCGGGATGCTGTCGGTGCCGCGGATGAGCGTCTACGCCGCGTCCAAATGGGCGGTGATCGGCTGGAGCGATTCGCTGCGACTGGAGCTGCTGCGCGCAGGCCACGGCCACGTGCGCGTCACGACCCTGATCCCCAGCTACATCACCACCGGCATGTTCGCCGGTGCGCGGCCGCCGCTGCTGACCCCGCTGATGGCGCCGGAGGATGTCGTCGACCGCGCCTGGCGGGCGATGAAACACGGCAAGCCACGCCTGATGATGCCGTGGTCGGTCTGGCTCAGCGGCGCCCTGCGCGGAGTGCTACCGCTGCCCTTGTGGGACGTGCTGGCCGACAGGGTGTTCCGCGTCTACTCCTCGATGGACCATTTCACCGGACGCGGACCCAAAACCGGCGCATGA
- the pnp gene encoding polyribonucleotide nucleotidyltransferase, with protein sequence MSKITKTFQYGKHQVTLETGEIARQAGGAVIVRVEDTVLLVSAVANKTAREGQDFFPLTVDYQEKFYAGGRIPGGFFKREGRQTEKETLISRLIDRPIRPLFPDGFRNEVQIIATVMSLNPEIDGDIPALIGASAALALSGAPFDGPIAAAKVGYKDGEYILNPTVSELEDSKLELVVAGTADAVLMVESEADVLSEDVMLGAVMFGHQQMQVAINAINELVAEAGKPKWTWSAPAADESLVAALKSALGDRLTQAFAVSDKLERKDAISALKKDVLASMAEQMEANGWTPGDVSKQFSQLEYSTLRGTVLSTKVRIDGRAPDAVRGISSKVSILPRVHGSALFTRGETQAIVAVTLGTARDGQVIDAVGGEYKDHFLFHYNFPPYSVGEAGRMMGPKRREIGHGRLAKRGVLAVMPTMEAFPYTIRVVSEITESNGSSSMASVCGSSLALMDAGVPIKAPVAGIAMGLVKEGNDYVVLSDILGDEDHLGDMDFKVAGTSEGISALQMDIKIQGITEEIMKAALQQAKAGRLHILGEMANAMTSPRGELSEFAPRLITIKIHPDKIREVIGKGGSVIQAITKETGTQIDIQDDGTITIASVNAIAGQAAKDRIEQITSDVEPGRIYEGKVAKIMDFGAFVTISPGKDGLVHVSQISNDRVEKVSDVLKEGDMVKVKVLEVDKQGRIRLSMKAVEEGEGAAAE encoded by the coding sequence GTGTCAAAAATTACCAAGACCTTCCAGTACGGCAAGCACCAGGTCACCCTGGAAACCGGTGAGATCGCCCGCCAGGCCGGCGGCGCAGTAATCGTCCGCGTTGAAGACACCGTGCTGCTGGTCAGCGCGGTTGCCAACAAGACCGCGCGCGAGGGCCAGGATTTCTTCCCCCTGACCGTCGACTATCAGGAAAAGTTCTACGCCGGCGGCCGCATCCCCGGCGGCTTCTTCAAGCGCGAAGGTCGCCAGACCGAGAAGGAGACCCTGATCTCCCGCCTGATCGATCGTCCGATCCGCCCGCTGTTCCCGGATGGCTTCCGCAACGAGGTCCAGATCATCGCCACGGTGATGTCGCTGAACCCGGAGATCGACGGTGACATCCCGGCCTTGATCGGCGCCTCCGCCGCGCTCGCCCTGTCGGGTGCGCCGTTTGATGGCCCGATCGCCGCCGCCAAGGTCGGCTACAAGGACGGTGAGTACATCCTCAACCCCACGGTCTCGGAGCTGGAGGATTCCAAGCTAGAGCTCGTCGTGGCCGGTACTGCCGATGCGGTGCTGATGGTCGAGTCCGAAGCCGATGTGCTGTCCGAGGACGTCATGCTGGGCGCGGTGATGTTCGGCCACCAGCAGATGCAGGTCGCGATCAATGCGATCAACGAGCTGGTTGCCGAAGCCGGCAAGCCCAAGTGGACCTGGTCCGCGCCGGCGGCCGACGAGTCGCTGGTCGCTGCGCTGAAGTCCGCGCTGGGCGATCGCCTGACCCAGGCGTTTGCGGTGAGTGACAAGCTCGAGCGCAAGGACGCCATCTCGGCGCTGAAGAAGGACGTGCTGGCCTCGATGGCCGAGCAGATGGAAGCCAACGGCTGGACCCCGGGCGACGTCTCCAAGCAGTTCTCGCAGCTGGAATACAGCACCCTGCGTGGCACCGTGCTCAGCACCAAGGTCCGCATCGACGGACGTGCCCCCGACGCGGTGCGCGGAATCAGCTCCAAGGTCAGCATCCTGCCGCGCGTGCACGGCTCGGCGCTGTTCACACGTGGCGAGACCCAGGCGATCGTTGCGGTCACCCTGGGTACCGCGCGCGATGGCCAGGTCATCGACGCGGTCGGTGGCGAGTACAAGGACCACTTCCTGTTCCACTACAACTTCCCTCCTTACTCGGTGGGCGAAGCCGGCCGCATGATGGGCCCGAAGCGCCGCGAGATCGGCCACGGCCGTCTGGCCAAGCGCGGCGTGCTCGCCGTGATGCCGACCATGGAAGCGTTCCCGTACACCATCCGCGTGGTCTCGGAGATCACCGAATCCAACGGTTCCTCCTCGATGGCGTCGGTCTGCGGCAGCTCGCTGGCGCTGATGGATGCCGGCGTGCCGATCAAGGCACCGGTGGCCGGTATCGCGATGGGTCTGGTCAAGGAGGGCAATGACTACGTCGTGCTGTCCGACATTCTCGGCGACGAGGATCACCTGGGCGACATGGACTTCAAGGTGGCCGGTACCAGCGAGGGCATTTCGGCCCTGCAGATGGACATCAAGATCCAGGGCATCACCGAGGAGATCATGAAGGCCGCGCTGCAGCAGGCCAAGGCCGGTCGCTTGCACATCCTGGGCGAGATGGCCAACGCGATGACCAGCCCGCGTGGCGAGCTGAGCGAGTTCGCGCCGCGCCTGATCACCATCAAGATCCATCCCGACAAGATCCGCGAAGTGATCGGCAAGGGTGGCTCCGTCATCCAGGCCATCACCAAGGAAACCGGCACCCAGATCGACATCCAGGACGACGGCACGATCACCATCGCCTCGGTCAACGCGATCGCCGGCCAGGCTGCCAAGGACCGGATCGAGCAGATCACCTCGGACGTCGAGCCGGGCCGCATCTACGAAGGCAAGGTCGCCAAGATCATGGACTTCGGCGCGTTCGTGACGATCTCCCCCGGGAAGGACGGTCTGGTCCACGTGTCGCAGATCTCCAACGACCGCGTCGAGAAGGTCAGCGACGTGCTCAAGGAAGGCGACATGGTCAAGGTCAAGGTGCTGGAAGTCGACAAGCAGGGCCGCATCCGCCTGTCGATGAAAGCCGTCGAGGAAGGCGAGGGCGCCGCGGCGGAGTAA
- a CDS encoding TatD family hydrolase, which produces MVDTHCHLDAPEFDPDRTAVIERALAAGVTRQVVPATIAAGWPGLRDVCASREGLHPAYGLHPMFLDAHRREHMAQLEQWIEREKPAAVGECGLDFYIPDPDRDEQAWYFDAQLKLARDFDLPVIVHARRAVDQVIAAIRRIGNLRGVVHSFPGSQQQAEILWEHGFMLGIGGPVTYERARRLRRIVATMPLEWLLLETDAPDQPDAAHRGKRNEPARLTHVLDTIAGLREIAPQELAAATSANAERLFGLPSSLQSG; this is translated from the coding sequence CTGGTAGACACGCATTGCCACCTGGATGCCCCCGAGTTCGACCCGGACCGCACGGCGGTGATCGAGCGCGCCCTCGCCGCCGGCGTGACCCGGCAGGTGGTGCCGGCGACGATTGCCGCAGGCTGGCCGGGCTTGCGCGATGTCTGTGCCTCCCGTGAGGGGCTGCACCCCGCCTACGGTCTGCACCCGATGTTCCTGGACGCACACCGGCGCGAGCACATGGCGCAGCTGGAGCAGTGGATCGAGCGTGAGAAGCCGGCAGCCGTCGGCGAATGCGGGCTGGACTTCTACATCCCCGATCCGGACCGGGATGAGCAGGCGTGGTACTTCGATGCCCAGCTCAAACTGGCCCGCGACTTCGACCTGCCGGTGATCGTGCACGCGCGCCGCGCGGTGGATCAGGTCATCGCCGCGATCCGCCGGATCGGCAATCTTCGCGGTGTCGTCCACAGCTTTCCCGGCAGCCAGCAGCAGGCGGAGATCCTCTGGGAGCACGGCTTCATGCTCGGAATCGGCGGGCCGGTCACCTACGAGCGAGCCAGGCGGCTGCGCCGGATCGTCGCGACCATGCCGCTGGAATGGCTGCTGCTGGAAACCGACGCCCCCGACCAGCCCGATGCCGCCCATCGGGGCAAGCGCAACGAACCTGCGCGCCTCACCCACGTGCTGGACACGATCGCCGGTTTGCGCGAAATCGCGCCGCAGGAACTGGCGGCCGCCACCTCGGCCAATGCCGAGCGACTGTTCGGCCTGCCGTCGTCCCTGCAATCGGGCTGA
- the infB gene encoding translation initiation factor IF-2: MSQQTTIRKLAQLVNTPVEKLLEQLAEAGMPFSGPDQAVTSTEKVKLLGFLRRTHGKPETADAKGEAPKKITLNRSRRQELTVGGGKSRSTVDVVVRKKVTVVRPDAGVVDPTDERAEILRKLEESRQRNLAEQKALAEADKRRAEEAEQAKRDAEDAARRKIEEAKAAEAAPVVVSPDEVPEPAPTHGHGHPKPPARGDDRPAAPRKGRGAAAPAGRDEDRGGKRFAGQMHLSASDRARRSTNTRGRAKPRRQSDQSRTGTGFTRPTAPIVRDVAIGETITVADLAQKMSLKGGEVVKALFKMGVMATITQSIDHDTAALVTEELGHNVVRADAADVENVLLAHVENLDAEQSSRPPVVTIMGHVDHGKTSLLDYIRRTKIATGEAGGITQHIGAYHVETDKGIISFLDTPGHAAFSSMRSRGAKLTDIIVLVVAADDGVKPQTVEAVQHAKAAGVPLIVAINKIDKSEADPLRVKNELLEHEVVAEEFGGDTQFVELSAKTGQNIDGLLDAITLQAEFLELSAVADGRASGVVIESALDKGRGAVATVLVQQGELKKGDYLVCGVQYGRVRALFNEAGEQVESAGPSIPVQVLGLSGVPDAGDDFVVVEDERLAKDVAEQRDAQRRESRLVAQSGNRMEDIMAQIGQGDQLSLPLIVKADVQGSVQALREALTALSTDDIRINVIGSGVGGINESDAQLASTSKATIIGFNVRADASARKVIETNGVDLRYFSIIYDVIDQVKQVASGILGVEIREEIIGNAEVRDVFRSSKFGAVAGCMVTEGVVKRTKPIRVLRDSVVIFEGELESLRRFKDNVDEVRSGTECGIGVKQYNDVQPGDVIECFERIEVQRTL, from the coding sequence ATGTCGCAGCAAACCACCATCCGCAAGTTGGCCCAACTGGTGAATACGCCGGTCGAGAAGTTGCTGGAGCAGTTGGCCGAGGCCGGCATGCCCTTCAGTGGCCCGGACCAGGCCGTCACCAGCACCGAGAAGGTCAAATTGCTCGGGTTCCTGCGTCGCACCCATGGCAAGCCGGAAACCGCGGACGCCAAGGGCGAGGCCCCGAAAAAGATCACCCTCAACCGCAGTCGTCGGCAGGAACTGACCGTCGGCGGTGGCAAGAGCCGGTCGACGGTGGATGTCGTCGTGCGCAAGAAGGTCACCGTGGTCCGGCCCGATGCCGGCGTGGTGGATCCGACCGATGAGCGCGCCGAGATCCTGCGCAAGCTGGAGGAGTCCCGTCAGCGCAACCTGGCCGAGCAGAAGGCACTGGCCGAGGCGGACAAGCGCCGCGCTGAAGAGGCCGAGCAGGCCAAGCGCGACGCCGAAGACGCCGCGCGCCGTAAGATCGAGGAAGCCAAGGCTGCCGAGGCTGCGCCCGTCGTGGTTTCGCCTGACGAGGTGCCCGAGCCGGCGCCGACCCACGGCCACGGCCATCCCAAGCCACCCGCGCGCGGCGACGACCGTCCTGCCGCCCCGCGCAAGGGTCGCGGTGCAGCCGCCCCGGCGGGCCGCGACGAGGATCGCGGCGGCAAGCGCTTCGCCGGCCAGATGCACCTGAGTGCATCCGACCGCGCGCGCCGCTCGACCAATACCCGTGGCCGCGCCAAGCCGCGCCGCCAGAGCGACCAGAGCCGTACCGGTACGGGCTTCACCCGGCCCACGGCGCCGATCGTGCGTGACGTCGCCATTGGCGAGACCATCACGGTTGCCGATCTGGCCCAGAAGATGTCGCTGAAGGGCGGCGAAGTGGTCAAGGCGCTGTTCAAGATGGGCGTCATGGCGACAATCACCCAGAGCATCGACCACGACACCGCCGCGCTGGTGACCGAGGAACTCGGCCACAACGTGGTCCGCGCCGACGCCGCCGACGTGGAAAACGTCCTGCTGGCCCACGTCGAGAACCTCGACGCCGAGCAGAGCAGCCGTCCGCCGGTCGTGACCATCATGGGTCACGTCGACCACGGCAAGACCTCGTTGCTGGATTACATCCGCCGCACCAAGATCGCCACCGGCGAGGCGGGCGGCATCACCCAGCACATCGGCGCGTATCACGTCGAAACCGACAAGGGCATCATCAGCTTCCTGGATACCCCGGGCCACGCGGCGTTCTCCTCGATGCGCTCGCGCGGTGCCAAGCTGACCGACATCATCGTGCTCGTGGTTGCCGCCGACGATGGCGTGAAGCCGCAGACGGTGGAAGCGGTGCAGCATGCCAAGGCCGCCGGCGTTCCGCTGATCGTGGCGATCAACAAGATCGACAAGTCCGAAGCCGACCCGCTGCGGGTCAAGAACGAGTTGCTCGAGCACGAGGTTGTCGCCGAGGAGTTCGGTGGTGACACCCAGTTCGTCGAGCTCTCGGCCAAGACCGGCCAGAACATCGACGGCCTGCTGGACGCCATCACGCTGCAGGCCGAGTTCCTCGAGCTGTCGGCGGTTGCCGACGGCCGCGCCAGCGGCGTGGTGATCGAGTCCGCGCTCGACAAGGGCCGCGGTGCCGTGGCCACCGTGCTGGTGCAGCAGGGCGAGCTGAAGAAGGGCGATTACCTGGTCTGTGGCGTGCAGTACGGCCGCGTCCGTGCCCTGTTCAACGAGGCCGGCGAGCAGGTCGAGTCGGCTGGGCCGTCCATTCCGGTCCAGGTGCTGGGCCTGTCGGGTGTACCTGATGCCGGCGACGATTTCGTCGTCGTGGAGGACGAGCGCCTGGCCAAGGACGTCGCCGAGCAGCGCGACGCCCAGCGCCGCGAGTCGCGCCTGGTCGCCCAGAGCGGCAACCGGATGGAAGACATCATGGCGCAGATCGGGCAGGGCGATCAGCTCAGCCTGCCCTTGATCGTCAAGGCGGACGTGCAGGGCTCGGTGCAGGCACTGCGCGAGGCCCTGACCGCGCTGTCGACCGACGATATCCGCATCAACGTCATCGGTTCCGGCGTGGGTGGCATCAACGAGTCCGACGCCCAGCTGGCGTCGACCTCCAAGGCCACCATCATCGGCTTCAACGTGCGTGCCGACGCATCGGCGCGCAAGGTCATCGAGACCAACGGCGTCGACCTGCGTTACTTCTCGATCATCTATGACGTGATCGACCAGGTGAAGCAGGTTGCGTCGGGCATCCTGGGCGTGGAGATCCGCGAGGAGATCATCGGCAACGCCGAGGTCCGCGACGTCTTCCGCAGCTCCAAGTTCGGCGCCGTGGCCGGCTGCATGGTCACCGAGGGCGTGGTCAAGCGCACCAAGCCGATCCGCGTGCTGCGCGACAGCGTGGTGATCTTCGAGGGCGAGCTGGAATCCCTGCGTCGCTTCAAGGACAACGTGGACGAAGTGCGCAGCGGCACGGAGTGCGGTATCGGCGTGAAGCAGTACAACGACGTGCAGCCGGGCGACGTCATCGAATGCTTCGAGCGCATCGAAGTCCAGCGCACGCTGTGA
- the truB gene encoding tRNA pseudouridine(55) synthase TruB produces the protein MTHAGKRPRTRFRSLDGLLLLDKPAGLSSNQAMQRARHLFRARKAGHTGSLDPLATGLLPICFGEATKIAGLLLGADKAYLATAVLGVTTDTDDADGAVLRERSVPALTDADIEAALSPLRGGIEQRAPIYSALKQGGEPLYAKARRGEAIEAPVREVTVHSLELLGRSAQRLQLGVECGSGTYIRSLVRDLGETLGCGAHVEQLRRTWVDPFLQPRMFTLEALEALAAQGDAFLDAALLPIEAGLADFARVDVDEVQARAMSYGQPAVPMTPCVADGTVAVHDPSGRVLGIGRLDDAGRVHPQRLFAWATAPQG, from the coding sequence ATGACCCACGCGGGTAAACGTCCGCGGACGCGGTTTCGCTCCCTGGACGGCCTGCTGCTGCTGGACAAGCCCGCTGGCCTGAGCTCCAACCAGGCGATGCAGCGTGCGCGTCATCTCTTTCGTGCCCGCAAGGCGGGTCACACCGGCAGCCTGGACCCGCTGGCGACCGGCCTGCTGCCCATCTGCTTTGGCGAGGCGACCAAGATCGCCGGCCTGCTGCTGGGGGCCGACAAGGCGTATCTGGCCACGGCGGTGCTTGGCGTCACCACCGATACCGACGATGCCGACGGCGCGGTACTTCGCGAGCGCTCCGTCCCTGCGTTGACCGATGCCGATATCGAGGCCGCACTGTCGCCGCTGCGCGGTGGGATCGAGCAGCGCGCACCGATCTATTCCGCGCTCAAGCAGGGCGGCGAACCGCTGTATGCCAAGGCCCGGCGCGGCGAGGCGATCGAGGCGCCGGTACGCGAGGTAACCGTGCACTCCCTGGAATTGCTCGGGCGCAGCGCGCAGCGCCTCCAGCTCGGCGTGGAATGCGGTTCGGGTACGTACATCCGCAGCCTCGTGCGAGACCTGGGCGAAACGCTGGGGTGCGGGGCGCATGTCGAGCAGCTCCGGCGCACGTGGGTCGATCCCTTCCTGCAACCGCGGATGTTCACCCTCGAGGCGCTGGAGGCACTGGCCGCGCAGGGCGACGCGTTTCTGGACGCCGCGCTCCTGCCCATCGAGGCCGGGCTGGCGGACTTCGCGCGGGTCGATGTCGATGAGGTGCAGGCACGCGCCATGAGCTACGGGCAACCTGCCGTACCGATGACACCCTGCGTCGCGGACGGCACGGTAGCGGTCCACGACCCGTCCGGGCGCGTGCTGGGCATCGGTCGCCTGGACGACGCCGGTCGGGTCCATCCGCAGCGACTGTTCGCATGGGCGACAGCGCCACAGGGCTGA